A genomic region of Janthinobacterium lividum contains the following coding sequences:
- a CDS encoding SIMPL domain-containing protein yields MFKHRLLSIVFACLPLAALAGDLPSYPFIHATGTAYSFVTPDLGEIDFDVSVFDPVPDVATAQVAARIGEIKALLVEQGLPDAAAGIEVRDVRKEIRKGAEQDPANPQYQIKASVHINVADLSKWPAIMRPLLAMPNLDAFAVTFGATERIRLEEELMGEAVKDAQRKADAMARGFGKRAGAVAGISSDQLKNLGNAVGLVPSDRYNRANSRQRQNPEDMLMVTSLKMAQTVDAVFRIK; encoded by the coding sequence GTGTTCAAACACCGCCTGCTGTCCATCGTGTTTGCCTGCCTGCCCCTCGCCGCCCTGGCCGGCGATCTGCCCTCCTATCCCTTCATCCACGCGACGGGCACGGCCTACAGTTTCGTCACGCCGGACCTGGGCGAGATCGATTTCGACGTCAGTGTCTTCGACCCGGTGCCGGACGTGGCCACCGCGCAGGTAGCGGCGCGCATCGGGGAAATCAAGGCGCTGCTGGTGGAGCAGGGTTTGCCCGATGCGGCGGCCGGCATCGAGGTGCGCGACGTGCGCAAGGAAATCCGCAAGGGCGCCGAGCAGGACCCGGCCAACCCGCAGTACCAGATCAAGGCGAGCGTGCATATCAACGTGGCGGATTTGTCGAAATGGCCCGCCATCATGCGTCCGCTGCTGGCCATGCCCAACCTCGATGCGTTTGCCGTCACCTTCGGCGCCACGGAGCGCATCCGCCTGGAAGAGGAACTGATGGGCGAAGCCGTCAAGGATGCGCAGCGCAAGGCCGATGCCATGGCGCGCGGCTTCGGCAAGCGCGCGGGCGCCGTGGCCGGCATCTCGTCGGACCAGCTGAAAAACCTGGGCAATGCGGTAGGCCTGGTGCCTTCGGACCGCTACAACCGCGCGAATAGCCGCCAGCGCCAGAACCCCGAAGACATGCTGATGGTCACCAGCCTCAAAATGGCGCAGACGGTCGACGCCGTGTTCCGTATCAAATGA
- a CDS encoding metal-dependent hydrolase produces the protein MASNKAHHATGWAAGVIAAALVAHAGAGGPYQVLSMLAFVMGALGGTAPDWLEVAWWARTHRLWITHRTWTHWGLAWIALLVYTYLQLPHHLWAPPLFGFAAGGIMHLLADWPNPLGVPWIFRRHSLRWWKSGRHDIIVIIAAWLAATVVADHVFFDGIHLRRTLLAFDSLLHWSASALQQAWANLQQWQLRWRLGDDAN, from the coding sequence ATGGCTTCCAATAAAGCGCATCATGCGACCGGTTGGGCTGCTGGCGTGATCGCCGCTGCCCTGGTCGCGCACGCTGGCGCCGGTGGCCCGTATCAAGTGCTGAGCATGCTCGCCTTTGTCATGGGTGCGCTGGGCGGCACGGCGCCGGACTGGCTGGAAGTGGCCTGGTGGGCGCGCACGCACCGGCTGTGGATCACGCACCGCACGTGGACGCACTGGGGCCTGGCGTGGATCGCCCTGCTCGTCTACACGTACCTGCAATTGCCGCACCACCTGTGGGCGCCGCCCCTGTTCGGCTTTGCGGCCGGCGGCATCATGCATTTGCTGGCCGACTGGCCCAATCCGCTGGGCGTGCCGTGGATCTTCCGCCGCCACTCGTTGCGCTGGTGGAAAAGCGGCCGCCACGACATCATCGTCATCATCGCCGCCTGGCTGGCCGCCACCGTCGTGGCCGACCACGTATTTTTTGACGGCATCCACCTGCGCCGTACCCTGCTGGCGTTCGACAGCCTGCTACACTGGTCCGCCAGCGCCCTGCAACAGGCCTGGGCGAATCTGCAACAGTGGCAGCTGCGCTGGCGCCTGGGCGACGACGCCAATTGA
- a CDS encoding OsmC family protein yields the protein MTIKAIRDQSQPMRHIVHVRDHIISADASVAEGGGDSGPSPHDLYDAALSACKALTVVWYAKHKGIPLEHVEVSTERDASEERKGVYRLAATLHLTGELTDTQREELLAAAGKCPLHKLMTAVTTEVTTVLA from the coding sequence ATGACCATCAAAGCCATCCGCGATCAGTCGCAACCCATGCGCCACATCGTGCACGTGCGCGATCACATCATTTCCGCCGACGCCTCGGTGGCCGAAGGGGGCGGCGATTCTGGCCCCTCGCCGCACGACCTGTACGACGCGGCCCTGTCGGCCTGCAAGGCGCTCACCGTCGTCTGGTACGCCAAGCACAAGGGCATCCCCCTGGAACACGTGGAAGTGTCGACCGAGCGCGATGCCAGCGAAGAGCGCAAGGGCGTCTATCGCCTGGCCGCCACCCTGCACCTGACGGGCGAGCTGACGGATACGCAGCGCGAGGAATTGCTGGCCGCGGCAGGCAAATGCCCGCTGCATAAATTGATGACGGCCGTGACGACCGAAGTGACGACGGTGCTGGCATGA
- a CDS encoding FecR domain-containing protein, giving the protein MFGPAISPSAPIARKVLAAAAHWHVELQCGSADPAALQAWRDASAEHERAWNLLRRMHGQLGTIPAALAMPALEAAQQRRRAAARILALLVAAGGGIALGQAGLQSGPWQALTASLRTAPGQRRHVTLADGGGMEVNTDSALDVAYGATHRRIRLHHGEIMITTAPDPRPFLVDTPHGVIRALGTRFGIRCDDDGSTVSVFEHAVEVRCAARPDAVRRLEAGQQLRFGDTGADDVQAMPAHQDSWLRGMLVAADWPLQQLVTELARYRRGRLACDAGVAQHPVTGTYRLDDIDAVLESLCASHGLQVTYFTRYWATVAARPA; this is encoded by the coding sequence ATGTTCGGCCCCGCGATCTCGCCTTCCGCACCCATTGCCCGCAAGGTGCTGGCCGCCGCCGCCCACTGGCATGTGGAGCTCCAGTGCGGCAGCGCCGACCCGGCCGCCCTGCAGGCATGGCGCGACGCCAGCGCCGAACATGAACGGGCCTGGAATCTGCTGCGGCGCATGCACGGCCAGCTGGGCACGATACCGGCAGCGCTGGCGATGCCCGCCCTGGAGGCGGCGCAGCAGCGCCGGCGCGCGGCCGCCAGGATACTCGCCCTGCTGGTGGCGGCCGGCGGCGGCATCGCGCTGGGCCAGGCGGGCTTGCAGTCCGGCCCATGGCAAGCCCTGACGGCGTCCTTGCGCACGGCACCGGGCCAGCGCCGCCACGTGACCTTGGCCGATGGCGGAGGCATGGAGGTGAATACGGATAGCGCCCTGGATGTCGCTTACGGCGCCACCCACCGCCGCATCCGCCTGCACCATGGCGAAATCATGATCACGACGGCGCCCGACCCGCGCCCCTTCCTGGTCGACACCCCGCACGGCGTGATCCGCGCGCTGGGCACGCGCTTCGGCATACGCTGCGACGACGATGGCAGCACCGTCAGCGTCTTCGAGCACGCCGTGGAAGTACGTTGCGCGGCGCGCCCGGATGCCGTGCGCCGTCTGGAAGCGGGACAGCAGCTGCGCTTTGGCGACACCGGCGCGGATGACGTGCAGGCCATGCCGGCGCACCAGGACAGCTGGCTGCGCGGCATGCTGGTGGCGGCCGACTGGCCGCTGCAACAACTGGTCACGGAACTGGCGCGCTACCGGCGCGGACGCCTGGCATGCGACGCCGGCGTGGCGCAGCACCCCGTCACGGGCACTTACCGCCTCGACGATATCGACGCCGTGCTGGAAAGCCTGTGCGCCTCGCACGGGCTGCAAGTGACGTACTTCACGCGCTACTGGGCCACGGTGGCGGCACGGCCGGCATAA
- a CDS encoding TonB-dependent siderophore receptor — protein MQLTTPVLHPAARAIRLAVIAMACAAPAAFVAAPALAQGQVAATAAPQAYAVPAGPLATALNDFAVAAGVSLSTDPAQTRGLRSPGVRGSHNVAQGFAQVLAGSGLEAVQLPNGAYVLRQAVPSSASAAGVEKTMAPVTVSASMERDPVSEHSNSYAARAVTVGKGVQTLREIPQSVSVVTRQKMDDQNLNTIDAVLANTTGITMYDSPMGGRYVYSRGFMVETYQFDGVNRAMYYPQANSFTSNTAMLDRVEIVRGATGLLQGTGSPGAAINMVRKRPLAEKQVQLALNAGRWNDVRGEVDVTGPLTESGSIRGRAVASIEQRDYFYDVADSRTDVLYGVLEFDLAPGSKLTTGASYEKLHSTPFFSGMPRYRDGSDPKLPRETFLGADWNRWNSRQTAVFAEFEHRFDADWSLKASANYTRERHDVKYMFSQGALNPATLAGMMMYGGVFDYGSTNKGIDLSLDGKFNAFGRRHGFSAGINTNRLESDSDFSLALLQQANNPLRPNHGVAEPSDAWFRENSYRGDPSVTTMTQTGAYGVARFSVSDPLTVVAGARVSNYKWSSVYRDTGEVYIDPYRENGVVTPYGGVIYAFDPRWSGYASVSDIFQPQNQRTADGALLDPLQGRNLEVGVKGELFDGKVNTSLALFRIEQRNRAELDLVNTCSSGTECYFSAGKVRSEGLDAEISGEVAPGWQLFAGYTLNNFKYLDQTSSAGVMFASTYSPRHMLRAWSDYRLPGALQKWSVGGGVNFQTESSRVTQNITVAQGAYALWSARAAYQIDRNWTASLSVTNLLDKRYYQTVGAPAWGNFYGEPRKAQLTLRARF, from the coding sequence ATGCAGCTGACCACCCCCGTCCTCCATCCCGCCGCGCGCGCCATCCGCCTGGCCGTCATCGCCATGGCTTGCGCCGCCCCCGCCGCCTTTGTCGCCGCGCCCGCGCTGGCGCAAGGCCAGGTCGCCGCCACCGCAGCGCCGCAAGCCTATGCTGTGCCAGCCGGGCCGCTGGCCACCGCCCTCAACGACTTTGCCGTCGCCGCCGGCGTCAGCCTGTCGACCGATCCCGCGCAGACGCGGGGCCTGCGCTCGCCCGGCGTGCGCGGCAGCCATAATGTGGCGCAGGGTTTCGCCCAGGTGCTGGCCGGCAGCGGCCTGGAAGCCGTGCAACTGCCGAACGGCGCCTACGTGCTGCGCCAGGCGGTGCCCTCCTCCGCGTCGGCGGCCGGCGTGGAAAAGACCATGGCGCCCGTGACGGTCAGCGCCAGCATGGAGCGCGACCCTGTCAGTGAGCACAGCAACTCGTATGCGGCGCGCGCCGTCACCGTCGGCAAGGGCGTGCAGACCCTGCGCGAGATCCCGCAATCCGTCAGCGTCGTCACGCGCCAGAAGATGGATGACCAGAACCTCAACACCATCGACGCCGTGCTGGCCAATACCACCGGCATCACCATGTACGACAGTCCCATGGGCGGGCGCTATGTGTATTCGCGCGGCTTCATGGTCGAGACCTACCAGTTCGATGGCGTGAACCGCGCCATGTACTACCCGCAGGCAAACAGCTTTACCAGCAATACGGCCATGCTCGATCGCGTGGAAATCGTGCGCGGCGCCACGGGACTGCTGCAGGGCACGGGCTCGCCGGGCGCCGCCATCAACATGGTGCGCAAGCGCCCGCTGGCGGAAAAGCAGGTGCAGCTGGCGCTCAACGCAGGCCGCTGGAACGACGTGCGCGGCGAAGTCGATGTCACCGGTCCTTTGACCGAATCGGGCAGCATCCGCGGCCGCGCCGTGGCCTCCATTGAGCAGCGCGATTATTTCTATGACGTGGCCGACAGCCGCACCGACGTGCTGTACGGCGTGCTGGAATTCGACCTGGCGCCGGGCAGCAAACTGACGACAGGCGCCAGCTACGAAAAACTGCACTCGACGCCCTTCTTTTCCGGCATGCCCCGCTACCGCGATGGCAGCGACCCGAAACTGCCCCGCGAGACCTTCCTGGGCGCCGACTGGAACCGCTGGAATAGCAGGCAGACGGCCGTCTTCGCCGAATTCGAGCACCGCTTCGACGCCGACTGGTCGCTCAAGGCCAGCGCCAACTACACGCGCGAACGGCATGACGTGAAATACATGTTCAGCCAGGGCGCGCTCAACCCCGCCACACTGGCCGGCATGATGATGTATGGCGGCGTGTTCGACTACGGCAGCACCAACAAGGGCATCGACCTGTCGCTCGATGGCAAATTCAACGCCTTCGGCCGCCGTCATGGCTTCAGCGCCGGCATCAACACGAACCGGCTGGAAAGCGACAGCGATTTCAGCCTTGCCCTGCTGCAGCAAGCGAACAATCCGCTGCGGCCCAATCACGGCGTGGCCGAACCGAGCGATGCCTGGTTCCGCGAGAACAGCTACCGGGGCGATCCCAGCGTAACAACCATGACGCAGACGGGCGCCTACGGCGTGGCCCGCTTCAGCGTCAGCGATCCGCTCACCGTGGTGGCCGGCGCGCGCGTGTCGAACTACAAATGGAGCAGCGTGTACCGCGACACGGGCGAGGTGTATATCGACCCCTACCGCGAAAATGGCGTCGTCACGCCGTATGGCGGCGTCATTTACGCATTCGACCCGCGCTGGTCCGGCTACGCCAGCGTCTCCGACATCTTCCAGCCGCAGAACCAGCGCACGGCCGACGGCGCCCTGCTCGACCCGCTGCAAGGCCGCAACCTGGAAGTGGGCGTGAAAGGTGAACTGTTCGATGGCAAGGTGAACACCTCGCTGGCGCTGTTCCGCATCGAACAGCGCAACCGCGCGGAGCTCGACCTGGTCAACACCTGCTCCAGCGGCACGGAGTGCTATTTCTCGGCCGGCAAGGTACGCAGCGAAGGCCTCGATGCGGAAATCAGCGGCGAAGTGGCGCCGGGCTGGCAGCTGTTCGCCGGCTATACCCTGAACAACTTCAAGTACCTGGACCAGACGTCGAGCGCGGGTGTGATGTTCGCCAGCACCTACTCGCCGCGCCACATGCTGCGCGCGTGGAGCGACTACCGCCTGCCCGGCGCCCTGCAGAAGTGGAGCGTGGGCGGCGGCGTGAACTTCCAGACGGAGAGCTCGCGCGTCACGCAGAACATCACGGTGGCTCAAGGCGCGTATGCCTTGTGGAGCGCGCGCGCCGCCTACCAAATCGACCGTAACTGGACGGCGTCGCTGTCCGTGACGAATCTGCTCGACAAGCGCTACTACCAGACGGTGGGCGCGCCTGCGTGGGGCAATTTCTATGGCGAGCCGCGCAAGGCGCAACTGACCTTGCGCGCGCGGTTCTGA
- a CDS encoding PP2C family protein-serine/threonine phosphatase: MHLIKDGLDFGPWLDAAAGTSVGAGPLPRRENQDNFLLIDASGHAVCLSQQAPFHCQVPGWPRGHVRAAVLDGMGGHGQGREAAEAAVQGLLAMPACLDTASLAARLDELHTRLQHSFAMAAPAQARPPGTTLTLLEVPPGEAPLLYHVGDSRLYEIADGAASILTVDHVPATVYAMRGALDETRWRAAVHGEHHPQISQAFILGNAISDSLQLDKPLRALDAATLPPFLAHLGDRRVLRVRPGAHYLLASDGFWACDDPLALTARWPALCAGKTAAQAISALFDDFLSHPPTGLHSDNITLLALRFDAEFSAPGG; this comes from the coding sequence ATGCATTTAATCAAAGACGGACTTGACTTCGGCCCCTGGCTCGATGCCGCCGCCGGCACCAGCGTGGGCGCCGGTCCCCTGCCGCGCCGCGAGAACCAGGACAACTTCCTGCTGATCGATGCCAGCGGCCACGCCGTCTGCCTGTCGCAGCAAGCGCCGTTCCACTGCCAGGTGCCGGGCTGGCCGCGCGGCCATGTACGCGCCGCCGTGCTCGACGGCATGGGCGGTCACGGCCAGGGGCGAGAAGCGGCGGAAGCGGCCGTGCAAGGCTTGCTGGCCATGCCCGCCTGCCTCGACACGGCCAGCCTGGCCGCCAGGCTCGACGAGTTGCACACGCGGCTGCAGCACAGTTTCGCCATGGCCGCGCCAGCCCAGGCGCGTCCGCCCGGCACCACCCTGACCCTGCTGGAAGTACCGCCCGGCGAAGCGCCGCTGCTGTATCACGTGGGCGATTCGCGCCTGTATGAAATCGCCGACGGGGCAGCCAGCATCCTCACCGTGGACCACGTGCCGGCCACCGTGTACGCCATGCGCGGCGCGCTCGACGAGACGCGCTGGCGTGCCGCCGTGCACGGCGAGCATCATCCGCAAATCTCGCAGGCATTCATTTTAGGCAATGCCATCAGCGACAGCTTGCAGCTCGACAAGCCATTGCGCGCCCTCGATGCGGCCACCCTGCCGCCCTTCCTCGCGCACCTGGGCGACCGCCGCGTGCTGCGCGTGCGCCCCGGCGCCCACTATCTGCTGGCCAGCGACGGTTTCTGGGCCTGCGACGATCCGCTGGCCCTCACGGCCCGCTGGCCCGCCTTGTGTGCCGGCAAGACTGCGGCACAGGCCATCAGCGCCCTGTTCGACGACTTCCTCTCCCACCCGCCAACAGGCTTGCATAGCGACAACATTACCTTGCTGGCGCTGCGCTTCGATGCGGAGTTCAGCGCCCCAGGCGGCTAG
- a CDS encoding glycine zipper 2TM domain-containing protein — MLNKKLLGAVMVAAVAVSSAAVAGDRDFNTVAGAVVGAAIGNSTGGRNGAIVGGVLGAAVGNSISTNDRYYDRGGYRGGYRETYYAPAPQPVYYAPAPQPVYYAPPPRYYGPPAVVYVQPGRGYYRDHGRRDYYDRGHGHGHGWGHRR, encoded by the coding sequence ATGTTGAACAAGAAACTCCTGGGTGCGGTAATGGTAGCGGCAGTGGCTGTGTCTTCGGCCGCAGTCGCCGGTGACCGCGACTTCAATACCGTTGCAGGCGCCGTTGTCGGAGCGGCCATTGGCAACAGCACCGGCGGGCGCAATGGCGCGATCGTCGGTGGCGTGCTTGGCGCCGCCGTCGGCAACAGCATCAGCACGAATGACCGTTATTATGACCGTGGCGGCTATCGCGGCGGTTACCGCGAAACCTATTACGCGCCTGCGCCGCAGCCCGTGTACTACGCCCCTGCCCCGCAGCCGGTGTATTACGCGCCGCCACCGCGCTACTACGGCCCGCCAGCTGTCGTCTACGTGCAACCGGGCCGCGGCTACTACCGCGACCATGGCCGCCGCGACTATTATGACCGCGGCCACGGTCACGGCCACGGCTGGGGCCATCGCCGTTAA
- a CDS encoding DUF2177 family protein: MPVQRPLQLAIAYGATLCVFLAIDALWLAVLMKPMYAAALGPLLADTPRWAPATLFYLLYVAGLLVFAILPGLRLRRGRTAAALGALLGLLAYGTYDLSNYATLRDWPLALTAIDMAWGALLSAVSATAGYLAASRLGR; encoded by the coding sequence ATGCCTGTCCAACGTCCGCTCCAGCTTGCCATTGCCTATGGCGCCACCTTGTGCGTATTTTTGGCTATCGATGCCCTGTGGCTGGCCGTGCTGATGAAACCGATGTACGCCGCGGCGCTGGGGCCGTTGCTGGCGGACACGCCCCGCTGGGCGCCGGCCACGCTGTTTTACCTGCTGTACGTGGCGGGACTGCTGGTCTTTGCCATTTTGCCCGGCTTGCGCTTGCGCCGCGGGCGCACTGCGGCTGCGCTGGGCGCGTTGCTCGGGCTGCTTGCCTACGGCACCTATGATCTGAGCAACTACGCGACATTGCGCGACTGGCCGCTGGCCTTGACGGCGATCGACATGGCCTGGGGCGCCCTGCTGTCGGCCGTGTCGGCGACGGCCGGTTACCTGGCCGCTAGCCGCCTGGGGCGCTGA
- a CDS encoding FHA domain-containing protein translates to MKKCSNPEHPHCTFWVLPGETVCAGNHPQTTTAPSSYDLLTALRSARSEPSATAPSHAPARDAVIRDAAMQTLTSPVPASAAPPAFAPTPVAPPSGPQAYQPVQAHLHISGFDPRAAGGRQTLKMELRGMSAACAPQLTLRLRSDLIPRGHVQHDFVRTTRGDWRPVFVEFSSRNKEHGQYQIEVEVHSHVNGAVAQKWVCTFVILVPRRDATLTEIHQIFLSTHKNVRVMADDASIARVTGGDGCNLDVTARNAGIAHVDLSAPQGKIDMGFTTIAWDEELIEVDLPAASHCHPHPSQAACLVNAAPEAGEQRQIRLFALEECMLGRFELVDPEADVLLSHFSPDGQDNNGLTRRLSGRHAIIRRSQQGFEIEDVSRYGMLLDGVWPGKHKPVPLRLGMRIELTASIKGIVVLSVTALLAHGVILHRIDHGAHAECFYLLLPDTQPTPASHLATPQASCLPVLFHRNGGFWHLDTASGKETALAPATALDKLSGFARHNRFASEPYPECWIIRTEGAALCDSTMQTA, encoded by the coding sequence ATGAAAAAATGCAGCAACCCGGAGCACCCGCACTGTACGTTCTGGGTCTTGCCTGGGGAAACAGTCTGCGCGGGCAACCACCCGCAAACGACGACTGCCCCCAGCAGCTACGACCTGTTGACCGCACTGCGCAGCGCCCGTTCCGAGCCATCGGCAACGGCGCCTTCGCACGCCCCTGCCCGTGATGCTGTTATTCGCGATGCTGCCATGCAAACGCTGACGAGCCCCGTGCCGGCTTCCGCCGCGCCTCCGGCATTCGCGCCAACGCCGGTTGCGCCGCCATCGGGCCCACAGGCCTACCAGCCGGTGCAAGCCCACCTGCACATCAGCGGCTTCGATCCGCGCGCGGCAGGCGGACGGCAAACCCTGAAGATGGAATTGCGCGGCATGAGCGCCGCCTGCGCGCCGCAGCTGACCTTGCGCCTGCGCTCGGACCTGATCCCCCGCGGGCACGTGCAGCATGATTTCGTGCGCACCACGCGCGGTGACTGGCGTCCCGTGTTTGTCGAGTTTTCCTCGCGCAACAAGGAACACGGGCAATACCAGATCGAAGTGGAAGTGCACAGCCACGTCAATGGCGCCGTGGCGCAGAAATGGGTGTGCACCTTCGTCATCCTCGTGCCGCGCCGCGACGCCACCCTGACGGAAATCCACCAGATCTTCCTCAGCACGCACAAGAACGTGCGCGTGATGGCCGATGACGCCTCGATCGCCCGCGTGACGGGGGGCGACGGCTGCAACCTCGACGTGACGGCGCGCAATGCCGGCATCGCCCACGTGGATTTATCTGCGCCGCAAGGCAAGATCGACATGGGTTTTACCACCATCGCCTGGGACGAGGAGTTGATCGAAGTCGACCTGCCCGCCGCCAGCCACTGCCATCCGCACCCGAGCCAGGCCGCCTGCCTCGTCAATGCGGCGCCGGAAGCGGGCGAACAGCGCCAGATCCGCCTGTTCGCGCTGGAAGAATGCATGCTGGGCCGCTTCGAACTGGTGGACCCGGAAGCCGATGTGCTGCTCAGCCATTTCAGCCCCGACGGCCAGGACAACAATGGCTTGACGCGCCGCCTGTCGGGCCGCCACGCCATCATCCGGCGCAGCCAGCAAGGCTTTGAAATCGAGGATGTGTCGCGCTACGGCATGCTGCTCGACGGCGTGTGGCCCGGCAAGCACAAGCCCGTGCCCCTGCGCCTGGGCATGCGCATCGAATTGACTGCCAGCATCAAGGGTATCGTCGTACTCAGCGTCACGGCCCTGCTCGCACACGGCGTGATCCTGCACCGCATCGACCACGGCGCCCACGCCGAATGTTTTTACCTCTTGCTGCCCGACACCCAGCCCACGCCGGCAAGCCACCTTGCCACGCCGCAAGCCAGCTGCCTGCCCGTACTCTTCCACCGCAATGGCGGATTCTGGCACCTGGACACGGCCAGCGGCAAGGAAACCGCGCTGGCCCCCGCTACCGCGCTCGACAAGCTCAGCGGCTTCGCGCGGCACAACCGCTTCGCCAGCGAACCGTATCCGGAATGCTGGATCATCCGCACCGAAGGTGCTGCGCTATGCGATAGCACCATGCAAACTGCCTGA
- a CDS encoding sigma-70 family RNA polymerase sigma factor, translated as MSTVSTVHTSHLSTLYSEHHGWLYGWLRGKLGNRAEAADLAQDTFVRLLGKREVTPLTPLREPRGYLATIARGLLIDRYRRQALEQAYLEALAQQAEPASMCAETHAIIIETLLAIDRLLDRLGARTRAIFLLAQIEELSYVDISRRLGISLPTVKKHLVRAYTECLMLAAG; from the coding sequence GTGAGCACCGTCAGTACCGTCCATACCAGCCACCTGAGCACTCTGTACAGCGAGCACCACGGCTGGCTGTATGGCTGGCTGCGCGGCAAGCTGGGCAACCGCGCCGAGGCGGCCGACCTGGCGCAGGATACGTTCGTGCGCCTGCTGGGCAAGCGCGAGGTGACACCGCTGACGCCCCTGCGCGAACCGCGCGGCTACCTGGCGACCATTGCGCGCGGCTTGCTGATCGACCGCTACCGGCGCCAAGCGCTGGAGCAGGCCTACCTGGAAGCGCTGGCGCAGCAAGCCGAGCCGGCATCGATGTGCGCCGAAACGCATGCCATCATCATCGAAACCCTGCTCGCCATCGACCGCCTGCTCGACCGCCTGGGCGCGCGCACGCGGGCCATCTTCCTGCTGGCGCAGATCGAGGAGCTCAGTTATGTGGACATCAGCCGGCGCCTCGGCATCTCCCTGCCCACCGTGAAAAAACACCTGGTGCGCGCCTACACGGAATGCCTGATGCTGGCGGCCGGCTGA
- a CDS encoding pirin family protein, whose translation MSAAILKSHEKDLGGGFVVRRLLPSAVKQAVGPFIFFDHFGPIDVAPDANHDVRPHPHIGLATVTYLFEGAIDHRDSIGSCQRIEPGAINWMTAGRGIVHSERTPPDLAGQPHRTHGLQLWAALPKAHEEDEPSFTHTPQADIPVVPLDGAVVKVLIGTAFGQTSPVRTYMQTLYLDVALQAGRELRLEGLPAEAAIYPISGEVLVDGVALVPHTMALLEAGAAPVVTAGGGPVQFVVIGGEPLDGHRFLFWNFVSSSKERLSQAADDWSAQRMGQVPGETEFIPLPKAPLRPAS comes from the coding sequence ATGAGCGCGGCCATCCTGAAAAGCCACGAAAAGGACCTCGGCGGCGGCTTCGTCGTGCGGCGCCTGCTGCCCTCCGCAGTAAAACAGGCCGTCGGTCCCTTCATCTTCTTTGACCATTTCGGCCCCATCGACGTGGCGCCCGACGCCAACCATGACGTGCGTCCCCATCCGCACATCGGCCTGGCCACCGTCACCTATCTGTTCGAGGGCGCGATCGACCACCGCGACAGCATCGGTTCCTGCCAGCGCATCGAACCGGGCGCCATCAACTGGATGACGGCCGGGCGCGGCATCGTGCATTCGGAGCGCACGCCGCCCGACCTGGCCGGCCAGCCGCACCGCACGCACGGCTTGCAGTTGTGGGCCGCGTTGCCGAAGGCGCATGAAGAGGACGAACCGAGTTTCACGCACACGCCGCAAGCCGACATTCCCGTCGTGCCGCTCGATGGCGCCGTGGTGAAAGTGTTGATCGGCACGGCCTTTGGCCAGACCTCGCCCGTGCGCACCTACATGCAGACGCTGTACCTGGATGTGGCGCTGCAGGCGGGGCGCGAGTTGCGGCTGGAAGGCTTGCCGGCGGAAGCGGCGATTTATCCGATCAGCGGGGAAGTGCTGGTCGATGGCGTGGCGCTGGTGCCGCACACCATGGCCTTGCTGGAAGCGGGAGCCGCGCCCGTGGTGACGGCAGGCGGCGGCCCGGTGCAGTTCGTCGTCATCGGCGGCGAGCCGCTGGATGGCCACCGCTTCCTGTTCTGGAACTTCGTCTCGTCGAGCAAGGAGCGCCTGTCGCAGGCGGCCGACGACTGGAGCGCCCAGCGCATGGGACAAGTGCCGGGCGAGACGGAATTCATCCCGTTGCCGAAAGCGCCGCTGCGCCCGGCAAGCTAG